Proteins encoded within one genomic window of Anastrepha ludens isolate Willacy chromosome 4, idAnaLude1.1, whole genome shotgun sequence:
- the LOC128861462 gene encoding serine protease 1-like, which translates to MKFLVVFALLLATTYASPALYQRDLVVPVLDDNLEGRITNGQTASAGQFPYQVGLSLKLSIISSAWCGGSLIGNQWVLTAAHCTDGVKSVTVYLGATVRTSAAATYTVSSSDIIIHAGWDSSTLKNDISLIKIPSVTYSSKIQAVALPAVASSYSTYAGESAIASGWGKISDSATSVTTNLQYATLSIVTNTVCARTYGTSIVTSSNICVSTTDAVSTCNGDSGGPLVLASSGVQIGLTSFGAAAGCAKGYPAAFTRLTSYLDWIKTNTGISY; encoded by the exons ATGAAGTTCTTAGTAGTTTTCGCACTCCTTTTGGCTACCACCTACGCCTCTCCGGCACTCTACCAGAGGGACTTGGTTGTTCCCGTATTGGATGACAATTTGGAAGGACGTATTACGAATGGTCAAACCGCTTCCGCAGGCCAATTCCCATACCAAGTTGGACTTTCATTGAAATTGAGCATTATTTCGTCGGCATGGTGCGGTGGTTCTTTGATTGGTAACCAATGGGTCCTTACCGCTGCTCACTGTACTGATGG CGTTAAATCTGTCACCGTCTACTTGGGTGCCACTGTACGTACCTCAGCCGCGGCTACATACACTGTATCCAGCAGCGATATTATCATCCACGCTGGCTGGGATTCCAGCACTCTGAAGAACGATATTTCTCTCATCAAAATTCCATCAGTGACCTACTCCAGCAAAATTCAAGCCGTCGCATTGCCCGCTGTTGCCAGCTCCTACTCTACATATGCTGGAGAATCTGCCATTGCTTCAGGTTGGGGAAAAATCAGCGATTCCGCCACCAGTGTGACTACCAACTTGCAATACGCCACCTTAAGCATTGTTACCAACACGGTCTGTGCCCGCACTTATGGAACTTCGATTGTTACTTCTTCTAACATTTGCGTATCCACAACTGATGCAGTTTCCACTTGCAACGGTGACTCAGGTGGCCCATTGGTGTTGGCGTCTTCGGGAGTACAGATCGGTTTAACTTCATTCGGTGCTGCAGCTGGCTGCGCTAAGGGTTATCCAGCTGCCTTCACCCGTTTGACCAGCTACCTTGACTGGATCAAGACCAACACTGGCATTTCTTACTAG
- the LOC128861834 gene encoding chymotrypsin BI has protein sequence MVPYNRTSTAFQILLLVACLVERYAATSWRQVKPMYLAMYERFNEYSTSDPMILSLEADPVEENMPPDGGAQAMDRIFGGSVAQRHSFPYQVGLLLQRPKGLYWCGGALISDEFILTAAHCVDMAKRALVFLGAHEIKNANELGQVRIMVKRSNFIIYPTWNPRRLKDDIALVRLPVPIEFNERIHPIPLPSRSYEYKSFQNKLAIASGWGRYAMGSHAVSNVLRFVKLRIIDGGTCKRSFPLSFRNTNICTSGKYARSTCNGDSGGPLVVRRKYTNKRILIGLTSFGSIHGCDLGYPAAFTKVASYLDWISDEAGIDLWDLSSNTIIFKQILKDYEKKHKKYVYTNEDAAEEDEEWIDNIEEPPQIMTARQKRPSWVGHTSSTPWSLREKVRYSTPKTYRKYLFL, from the exons atGGTTCCATATAATCGCACATCAACAGCTTTTCAAATACTACTACTAGTAGCGTGTCTGGTGGAGCGCTATGCTGCTACCAGCTGGCGCCAAGTGAAACCAATGTATTTAGCAATGTACGAACGGTTCAATGAATATTCTACTAGTGATCCCATGATTTTAAGCCTGGAAGCGGATCCTGTGGAGGAAAATATGCCACCGGATGGTGGCGCACAGGCAATGGATCGCATTTTTGGCGGTAGTGTTGCACAGCGTCATAGTTTCCCCTATCAGGTCGGTTTGTTATTGCAACGGCCAAAGGGTCTGTACTGGTGCGGTGGTGCATTGATCTCGGACGAGTTCATCTTGACTGCGGCGCATTGTGTGGACAT GGCGAAGCGTGCTTTAGTCTTTCTCGGTGCGCATGAGATCAAAAACGCTAACGAATTGGGCCAAGTGCGAATTATGGTGAAGCGTAGCAATTTCATTATATATCCAACGTGGAATCCTCGCCGACTCAAAGATGACATCGCTTTGGTGCGTTTGCCAGTACCCATCGAATTTAATG AACGTATTCATCCAATTCCATTGCCAAGTCGGAGTTAtgaatataaaagttttcaaaataagttggcCATCGCATCGGGCTGGGGGCGCTATGCAATGGGTTCACATGCTGTTAGCAACGTGCTGCGATTCGTTAAACTGCGAATTATTGACGGTGGGACCTGTAAACGTAGTTTTCCACTATCATTTCGCAATACGAATATTTGTACGAGCGGTAAATATGCACGTTCCACCTGCAATGGCGACTCCGGTGGTCCATTGGTTGTGCGTCGTAAGTATACGAATAAGCGTATTCTCATCGGCTTGACATCCTTTGGTAGCATACACGGTTGCGACCTCGGTTATCCGGCAGCATTTACAAAAGTCGCCTCCTATCTGGATTGGATAAGTGATGAGGCAGGCATTGATTTGTGGGATTTGTCATCGAATAcgataattttcaaacaaattttaaaagactatgaaaagaaacataaaaagtatGTCTATACTAATGAGGATGCAGCGGAGGAAGACGAAGAGTGGATCGATAACATAGAGGAGCCACCACAAATTATGACAGCTCGACAAAAACGTCCCTCTTGGGTCGGACATACATCATCTACGCCTTGGTCGCTACGTGAAAAAGTGCGTTATTCAACACCAAAAActtatcgaaaatatttatttttgtga